The proteins below are encoded in one region of Rhododendron vialii isolate Sample 1 chromosome 7a, ASM3025357v1:
- the LOC131333191 gene encoding protein ABIL3-like isoform X1 has protein sequence MFLSSPGVPNNWPRIGTFDQIVTFMDDTKTSSCSITAPEEASNFDELLMRQGLTLADNLKELKNLSTQLYSAAEHFELSYSREHRKQLVVETAKEYVTNAIVNTVDHLGSVAYKVTNFLDEKVDEFSGTELQFSCMEQRLQACQELRSRVGVSQHSLLTKTPTCHKRYIIPNVRAKRAEPDSSLFRKEHSSLQPSSPGAFSFSKIVSDKELVRRTDSPQYFQLKRSGTLVRNSILSTNSSAKQPYPEELRRSASMSTTHSGRSMTRDIQPHSKKSKPLFKALFTMLKQKRDGKLGR, from the exons ATGTTTCTTAGTTCTCCGGGAGTACCCAATAATTGGCCGAGAAttg GGACCTTTGATCAAATTGTTACCTTCATGGATGATACTAAGACTTCATCATGTTCCATAACTGCCCCTGAAGAAGCTTCCAACTTTGATGAACTCTTAATGCGACAAGGCTTGACTTTGGCGGATAATCTCAAG GAATTGAAGAATCTCAGCACACAATTGTACTCAGCAGCCGAGCATTTTGAACTCTCATACTCCAGAGAACACCGGAAACAACT AGTGGTGGAAACTGCAAAAGAATATGTCACCAATGCAATCGTGAATACCGTGGACCACTTGGGTTCTGTTGCATATAAGGTCAcaaatttcttggatgaaaaggTTGATGAATTTTCTGGAACAGAGCTTCAGTTCTCTTGTATGGAACAG AGGTTACAAGCGTGCCAAGAGTTGAGGAGCCGCGTTGGTGTCTCGCAACACTCACTGCTGACAAAAACTCCCACCTGCCACAAGAGATATATAATTCCTA ATGTTCGAGCAAAAAGAGCGGAGCCCGATTCGTCGTTATTTAG AAAAGAGCATTCTAGTTTGCAGCCTTCTAGTCCTGGAGCCTTTTCCTTCTCAAAAATTGTTTCCGACAAAGAACTAG TGAGAAGAACAGATTCACCACAATACTTCCAACTCAAGCGGTCAGGAACTCTCGTTAGGAATTCAATCCTTTCGACAAATTCCAGTGCTAAACAGCCG TACCCGGAGGAGCTTCGGAGATCGGCTTCAATGAGTACCACCCATAGTGGAAGGAGCATGACGAGAGATATTCAACCGCACTCCAAAAAGAGCAAGCCTCTCTTCAAGGCCTTGTTTACCATGCTAAAGCAGAAAAGAGATGGGAAGCTAGGCAGATAA
- the LOC131333191 gene encoding protein ABIL3-like isoform X2: MDDTKTSSCSITAPEEASNFDELLMRQGLTLADNLKELKNLSTQLYSAAEHFELSYSREHRKQLVVETAKEYVTNAIVNTVDHLGSVAYKVTNFLDEKVDEFSGTELQFSCMEQRLQACQELRSRVGVSQHSLLTKTPTCHKRYIIPNVRAKRAEPDSSLFRKEHSSLQPSSPGAFSFSKIVSDKELVRRTDSPQYFQLKRSGTLVRNSILSTNSSAKQPYPEELRRSASMSTTHSGRSMTRDIQPHSKKSKPLFKALFTMLKQKRDGKLGR, from the exons ATGGATGATACTAAGACTTCATCATGTTCCATAACTGCCCCTGAAGAAGCTTCCAACTTTGATGAACTCTTAATGCGACAAGGCTTGACTTTGGCGGATAATCTCAAG GAATTGAAGAATCTCAGCACACAATTGTACTCAGCAGCCGAGCATTTTGAACTCTCATACTCCAGAGAACACCGGAAACAACT AGTGGTGGAAACTGCAAAAGAATATGTCACCAATGCAATCGTGAATACCGTGGACCACTTGGGTTCTGTTGCATATAAGGTCAcaaatttcttggatgaaaaggTTGATGAATTTTCTGGAACAGAGCTTCAGTTCTCTTGTATGGAACAG AGGTTACAAGCGTGCCAAGAGTTGAGGAGCCGCGTTGGTGTCTCGCAACACTCACTGCTGACAAAAACTCCCACCTGCCACAAGAGATATATAATTCCTA ATGTTCGAGCAAAAAGAGCGGAGCCCGATTCGTCGTTATTTAG AAAAGAGCATTCTAGTTTGCAGCCTTCTAGTCCTGGAGCCTTTTCCTTCTCAAAAATTGTTTCCGACAAAGAACTAG TGAGAAGAACAGATTCACCACAATACTTCCAACTCAAGCGGTCAGGAACTCTCGTTAGGAATTCAATCCTTTCGACAAATTCCAGTGCTAAACAGCCG TACCCGGAGGAGCTTCGGAGATCGGCTTCAATGAGTACCACCCATAGTGGAAGGAGCATGACGAGAGATATTCAACCGCACTCCAAAAAGAGCAAGCCTCTCTTCAAGGCCTTGTTTACCATGCTAAAGCAGAAAAGAGATGGGAAGCTAGGCAGATAA
- the LOC131333168 gene encoding 26S proteasome non-ATPase regulatory subunit 8 homolog A: MDPKRTEVSQQFERFKAAFIRSDFDTCERLLSQLKVSLTQFRSLPPLFEDTPDATHELTLARDIYEHAVVLSVKIEDQEAFERDFFQLKPYYTDARGRLPPSTQEYPILGLNLLRLLVQNRIAEFHTELELLSAAALENLCIKHAVELEQSFMEGAYNRVLSARQTVPHETYVYFMDLLAKTVRDEIAGCSEKAYDSLSINDARRILLFSSDQELFEYIKEDHPEWEIKNGYVIFQRAKESAPCKEIPSLQLINQTLSYARELERIV; this comes from the exons atggaTCCGAAGCGCACAGAGGTGTCGCAGCAGTTCGAGCGATTCAAAGCCGCTTTCATTCGGAGCGATTTCGATACCTGTGAGAGACTCCTCTCGCAGCTCAAG GTCTCGCTAACACAGTTTAGAAGCCTTCCCCCATTGTTTGAGGATACGCCCGACGCGACTCATGAATTGACATTAGCAA gGGATATATATGAGCATGCAGTCGTTTTGAGTGTGAAGATTGAGGACCAGGAGGCCTTTGAGAGGGATTTCTTTCAGCTGAAACCTTACTATACAGATGCACG TGGCCGTCTTCCACCATCCACTCAGGAGTATCCCATCTTAGGTCTCAACCTTCTGAGACTCCTTGTGCAGAATAGAATTGCAGAGTTCCACACTGAATTGGAGTTGCTTTCTGCCGCTGCACTGGAGAATCTTTGTATCAAGCATGCCGTAGAATTGGAGCAATCGTTCATGGAAGGGGCTTATAACCGTGTATTGAGTGCAAGACAAACTGTACCCCATGAAACTTACGTTTATTTCATGGATCTGCTGGCAAAGACAGTCAG AGATGAAATAGCTGGATGTAGTGAAAAGGCTTATGATTCACTATCAATTAATGATGCCCGACGGATATTGTTGTTCTCTTCTGACCAGGAACTTTTTGAATACATCAAGGAG GATCATCCTGAGTGGGAGATAAAGAATGGGTATGTGATTTTCCAAAGGGCGAAAGAATCTGCACCTTGCAAGGAGATACCGTCTCTGCAACTAATCAATCAGACACTCAGTTATGCAAGGGAGCTGGAGCGGATAGTGTGA
- the LOC131332887 gene encoding probable E3 ubiquitin-protein ligase RHA4A, which yields MSNPQVPSPPHLYPVSLQIKLYQAFIFSIPILFSIILFLLFYLFYLKRRATPVSSPQPPLPRTSLDAPLASSSVIGLKGNNKQKLPVILFDEDIRTREPMCCVCLGEFELKEELNQIPTCKHVFHIDCIRFWVHSNPTCPLCRCFIGLPTNRAHAPVGPDPIRQGNWDSDPNPQMVYQEQLQEQQTGRLDADVGNDSRIHDQMEGSSSSIRIESTCMENEMGTCSHQDYVVVTIHTHNS from the exons ATGAGTAATCCTCAAGTTCCAAGCCCTCCTCACTTGTACCCTGTATCACTTCAAATTAAGCTTTACCAAGCTTTTATATTCTCAATACCGATTCTCTTCTCCATAattctttttctcttgttttacTTGTTCTATCTCAAGAGGAGGGCTACCCCTGTTTCCTCCCCACAACCACCACTCCCGAGAACCTCACTTGACGCCCCCTTGGCCTCTTCA AGTGTGATTGGTTTGAAGGGTAACAACAAACAGAAGCTGCCCGTAATCTTGTTCGATGAAGATATAAGGACAAGAGAACCGAT GTGTTGTGTTTGTTTGGGAGAATTTGAGTTGAAAGAGGAGCTGAACCAGATCCCGACATGTAAACACGTGTTCCACATCGATTGCATACGCTTCTGGGTCCATTCAAACCCAACTTGTCCACTATGTAGATGCTTCATTGGACTACCCACCAATAGAGCACATGCTCCTGTTGGACCCGACCCAATCAGGCAAGGTAACTGGGACTCCGACCCGAACCCACAGATGGTTTATCAGGAGCAATTACAAGAACAACAAACGGGTAGACTTGATGCAGATGTGGGTAATGATTCAAGAATACATGATCAAATGGAAGGATCGTCCAGTTCTATTCGTATTGAATCAACTTGCATGGAGAATGAGATGGGTACTTGTTCACATCAAGATTATGTAGTTGTTACTATTCATACACACAACAGTTGA
- the LOC131332885 gene encoding cellulose synthase-like protein G3 isoform X2, which translates to MEATAAAATAKPLLHTLTFSRATVTNRVFATVYTCAVLALLYHHALTALNSTTFLSFSLSLTFLFADFVFGFMWSTTQSFRMRPAHRRVFPENLRKLTREEDFPAMDVFICTADPHKEPPVSVVNTALSVMAYDYPAEKLSVYVSDDGGSDLTLFAFVEAAKFGSHWLPFCRRNKVVERCPEAYFGSNYPQSNESKQMKVMYESMKGRVENVVNSGKVTDDYISNEQERQAFNKWTRGFTRHDHPTVIQLRVSAVMTNAPIILTLDCDMYSNDPQTPHRVLCYFSDATIRSKVGYIQFPQRFHGLNKNDIYASEFKGLFLINPMGMDGLAGPNYVGTGCFFSRRVFFGGPSSFVSPEVPELRPDHVVKEPIQAQSILAMAHHVADCKYEDQSNWGSKVGFRYGSLVEDYYTGYRLQCEGWRSVFCHPNRPAFLGDVPINLNDVLNQNKRWSVGLLEVAFSKYSPVTFGVRAMGPIMGHCYAHSAFWPIWSIPLTIYAFLPQLALLNGVSIFPKVSDTWFFLYAFLFLGAYAQDCLDFILCEGTFRRWWSDQRMWMLRGVTSYLFGLIEFLTKCLGIATHGFNLTSKVLDGEQSKRYDQGTFEFGVESPMFVPLSTAAIVNLIAFFGGLVRVFRGGDFDGLFVQIFLAGFVVVNCWPIYEAMVLRTDKGRMPTKTTLISTFLAWALYTAASHTPHI; encoded by the exons ATGGAGGCTACCGCCGCAGCTGCCACAGCCAAGCCCCTTCTCCACACGCTCACCTTCTCACGTGCAACGGTCACGAACCGTGTGTTCGCGACCGTCTACACGTGCGCAGTCCTCGCTCTTCTCTATCACCATGCACTCACAGCCCTCAACTCCACCACcttcctctccttctctctctccctcaccttTCTGTTCGCCGACTTCGTCTTCGGCTTCATGTGGTCCACCACCCAGAGCTTCCGCATGAGGCCGGCCCACCGCCGCGTCTTCCCGGAAAACCTCCGGAAACTGACGAGGGAGGAGGATTTCCCGGCCATGGACGTGTTCATATGCACGGCGGATCCTCACAAGGAGCCACCGGTGAGCGTGGTGAACACTGCTTTGTCTGTGATGGCGTACGACTACCCGGCGGAGAAGCTGTCTGTTTACGTGTCGGACGACGGCGGGTCGGATTTGACCCTGTTTGCTTTCGTGGAGGCTGCCAAGTTCGGGAGCCACTGGTTGCCCTTTTGCCGGAGGAACAAAGTAGTGGAGAGATGTCCCGAGGCTTATTTCGGATCGAATTACCCGCAGTCCAATGAATCAAAGCAAATGAAG GTGATGTACGAAAGCATGAAGGGACGGGTGGAGAACGTGGTCAATTCAGGAAAGGTTACCGATGACTACATCAGTAACGAACAAGAACGCCAAGCTTTTAACAAATGGACTCGAGGCTTTACCCGTCATGATCATCCCACCGTTATCCAG CTTCGAGTATCAGCCGTCATGACTAATGCACCTATAATCCTGACTCTGGATTGCGACATGTACTCAAACGATCCCCAAACACCTCATCGTGTACTATGTTACTTCTCCGACGCCACAATTCGCTCGAAAGTAGGATACATTCAATTTCCGCAGCGCTTCCATGGACTTAATAAGAACGATATCTATGCTTCTGAGTTTAAAGGTTTATTCCTAATTAATCCAATGGGAATGGACGGTCTGGCAGGCCCCAATTATGTTGGGACTGGATGCTTTTTCTCTCGCCGAGTTTTCTTCGGAGGTCCCTCGTCCTTCGTGTCACCCGAAGTACCTGAGTTGAGGCCCGACCATGTTGTAAAAGAGCCCATTCAGGCTCAATCAATATTGGCTATGGCACACCATGTAGCAGATTGCAAGTACGAGGACCAGAGCAATTGGGGTTCCAAG GTGGGCTTCAGATATGGGTCTTTAGTTGAGGACTACTATACGGGTTACCGGCTGCAGTGTGAGGGATGGCGGTCCGTGTTTTGCCATCCCAATAGGCCTGCATTTTTAGGGGATGTACCGATCAACCTCAACGATGTCCTAAATCAAAACAAGCGATGGTCCGTCGGCCTTCTTGAGGTGGCCTTCTCCAAATACAGTCCAGTAACGTTTGGTGTCCGGGCTATGGGCCCAATAATGGGTCATTGCTATGCACACTCTGCTTTTTGGCCCATTTGGTCCATTCCACTCACCATTTATGCCTTCCTCCCTCAGCTGGCTCTCCTCAATGGAGTCTCCATTTTCCCAAAG GTATCGGATACTTGGTTTTTCTTGTATGCATTTCTATTTCTTGGGGCCTACGCACAAGATTGTCTTGACTTCATTTTATGCGAAGGGACATTCCGAAGGTGGTGGAGCGATCAAAGGATGTGGATGCTACGGGGAGTCACATCTTACCTTTTCGGATTGATTGAATTCTTAACCAAGTGCTTAGGCATTGCCACACACGGGTTCAACCTCACGAGCAAAGTGCTAGACGGCGAACAGAGCAAGAGGTACGATCAGGGGACCTTTGAGTTTGGAGTCGAATCCCCCATGTTTGTGCCACTGTCAACCGCGGCAATAGTCAATCTAATCGCGTTTTTCGGAGGGTTGGTTAGAGTTTTCAGGGGAGGAGATTTCGATGGGTTGTTTGTCCAGATTTTTCTAGCTGGTTTTGTGGTGGTCAATTGCTGGCCAATTTATGAAGCCATGGTTTTGAGGACTGATAAAGGGAGAATGCCTACGAAGACTACCCTCATTTCCACATTTCTTGCTTGGGCTTTATACACAGCAGCTTCTCACACACCACATATATGA
- the LOC131332885 gene encoding cellulose synthase-like protein G3 isoform X1, protein MEATAAAATAKPLLHTLTFSRATVTNRVFATVYTCAVLALLYHHALTALNSTTFLSFSLSLTFLFADFVFGFMWSTTQSFRMRPAHRRVFPENLRKLTREEDFPAMDVFICTADPHKEPPVSVVNTALSVMAYDYPAEKLSVYVSDDGGSDLTLFAFVEAAKFGSHWLPFCRRNKVVERCPEAYFGSNYPQSNESKQMKVMYESMKGRVENVVNSGKVTDDYISNEQERQAFNKWTRGFTRHDHPTVIQVLSEVGKDKDITGESMPNLIYVSRQKSRNSPHHFKGGALNALLRVSAVMTNAPIILTLDCDMYSNDPQTPHRVLCYFSDATIRSKVGYIQFPQRFHGLNKNDIYASEFKGLFLINPMGMDGLAGPNYVGTGCFFSRRVFFGGPSSFVSPEVPELRPDHVVKEPIQAQSILAMAHHVADCKYEDQSNWGSKVGFRYGSLVEDYYTGYRLQCEGWRSVFCHPNRPAFLGDVPINLNDVLNQNKRWSVGLLEVAFSKYSPVTFGVRAMGPIMGHCYAHSAFWPIWSIPLTIYAFLPQLALLNGVSIFPKVSDTWFFLYAFLFLGAYAQDCLDFILCEGTFRRWWSDQRMWMLRGVTSYLFGLIEFLTKCLGIATHGFNLTSKVLDGEQSKRYDQGTFEFGVESPMFVPLSTAAIVNLIAFFGGLVRVFRGGDFDGLFVQIFLAGFVVVNCWPIYEAMVLRTDKGRMPTKTTLISTFLAWALYTAASHTPHI, encoded by the exons ATGGAGGCTACCGCCGCAGCTGCCACAGCCAAGCCCCTTCTCCACACGCTCACCTTCTCACGTGCAACGGTCACGAACCGTGTGTTCGCGACCGTCTACACGTGCGCAGTCCTCGCTCTTCTCTATCACCATGCACTCACAGCCCTCAACTCCACCACcttcctctccttctctctctccctcaccttTCTGTTCGCCGACTTCGTCTTCGGCTTCATGTGGTCCACCACCCAGAGCTTCCGCATGAGGCCGGCCCACCGCCGCGTCTTCCCGGAAAACCTCCGGAAACTGACGAGGGAGGAGGATTTCCCGGCCATGGACGTGTTCATATGCACGGCGGATCCTCACAAGGAGCCACCGGTGAGCGTGGTGAACACTGCTTTGTCTGTGATGGCGTACGACTACCCGGCGGAGAAGCTGTCTGTTTACGTGTCGGACGACGGCGGGTCGGATTTGACCCTGTTTGCTTTCGTGGAGGCTGCCAAGTTCGGGAGCCACTGGTTGCCCTTTTGCCGGAGGAACAAAGTAGTGGAGAGATGTCCCGAGGCTTATTTCGGATCGAATTACCCGCAGTCCAATGAATCAAAGCAAATGAAG GTGATGTACGAAAGCATGAAGGGACGGGTGGAGAACGTGGTCAATTCAGGAAAGGTTACCGATGACTACATCAGTAACGAACAAGAACGCCAAGCTTTTAACAAATGGACTCGAGGCTTTACCCGTCATGATCATCCCACCGTTATCCAG GTTCTATCGGAGGTAGGTAAAGACAAAGACATCACAGGCGAATCAATGCCCAATCTTATCTATGTTTCCCGACAGAAAAGCAGAAACTCGCCACATCACTTTAAGGGCGGTGCTCTTAATGCCCTG CTTCGAGTATCAGCCGTCATGACTAATGCACCTATAATCCTGACTCTGGATTGCGACATGTACTCAAACGATCCCCAAACACCTCATCGTGTACTATGTTACTTCTCCGACGCCACAATTCGCTCGAAAGTAGGATACATTCAATTTCCGCAGCGCTTCCATGGACTTAATAAGAACGATATCTATGCTTCTGAGTTTAAAGGTTTATTCCTAATTAATCCAATGGGAATGGACGGTCTGGCAGGCCCCAATTATGTTGGGACTGGATGCTTTTTCTCTCGCCGAGTTTTCTTCGGAGGTCCCTCGTCCTTCGTGTCACCCGAAGTACCTGAGTTGAGGCCCGACCATGTTGTAAAAGAGCCCATTCAGGCTCAATCAATATTGGCTATGGCACACCATGTAGCAGATTGCAAGTACGAGGACCAGAGCAATTGGGGTTCCAAG GTGGGCTTCAGATATGGGTCTTTAGTTGAGGACTACTATACGGGTTACCGGCTGCAGTGTGAGGGATGGCGGTCCGTGTTTTGCCATCCCAATAGGCCTGCATTTTTAGGGGATGTACCGATCAACCTCAACGATGTCCTAAATCAAAACAAGCGATGGTCCGTCGGCCTTCTTGAGGTGGCCTTCTCCAAATACAGTCCAGTAACGTTTGGTGTCCGGGCTATGGGCCCAATAATGGGTCATTGCTATGCACACTCTGCTTTTTGGCCCATTTGGTCCATTCCACTCACCATTTATGCCTTCCTCCCTCAGCTGGCTCTCCTCAATGGAGTCTCCATTTTCCCAAAG GTATCGGATACTTGGTTTTTCTTGTATGCATTTCTATTTCTTGGGGCCTACGCACAAGATTGTCTTGACTTCATTTTATGCGAAGGGACATTCCGAAGGTGGTGGAGCGATCAAAGGATGTGGATGCTACGGGGAGTCACATCTTACCTTTTCGGATTGATTGAATTCTTAACCAAGTGCTTAGGCATTGCCACACACGGGTTCAACCTCACGAGCAAAGTGCTAGACGGCGAACAGAGCAAGAGGTACGATCAGGGGACCTTTGAGTTTGGAGTCGAATCCCCCATGTTTGTGCCACTGTCAACCGCGGCAATAGTCAATCTAATCGCGTTTTTCGGAGGGTTGGTTAGAGTTTTCAGGGGAGGAGATTTCGATGGGTTGTTTGTCCAGATTTTTCTAGCTGGTTTTGTGGTGGTCAATTGCTGGCCAATTTATGAAGCCATGGTTTTGAGGACTGATAAAGGGAGAATGCCTACGAAGACTACCCTCATTTCCACATTTCTTGCTTGGGCTTTATACACAGCAGCTTCTCACACACCACATATATGA